The following proteins come from a genomic window of Nostoc sp. ATCC 53789:
- a CDS encoding N-acetylmuramoyl-L-alanine amidase, translating to MKFGIDMGHNCPPDTGATGIKQEDALTKAVGTQLIQKLRAANHTAIDCTPTSASSVTDSLRQRTNKANANNVNVYVSIHFNKFNAKAHGTEIYAISNASQGIAESVLKEIVQLGFYNRGVKDTGFFVLKNTQMPAILIECCFCDAQVDMDLFDVEKMAEAIKDGLIGQPKPKEPKADKKYVLEITTKTFLKPSTEQASDLPKDSIFEIEPGDYPILDVIFEENHYSVKWPDQSKGNRNEHFVYAGHAKVIEKD from the coding sequence ATGAAATTTGGTATTGATATGGGACACAACTGTCCTCCAGATACAGGAGCAACAGGCATCAAACAAGAAGATGCTTTAACTAAAGCAGTTGGTACACAATTGATACAAAAACTCAGAGCAGCAAATCATACCGCCATCGATTGCACTCCTACAAGCGCTAGCAGCGTAACCGATTCTCTGAGACAACGAACTAATAAGGCAAATGCCAATAACGTTAATGTCTATGTTTCGATTCACTTTAATAAATTTAACGCTAAAGCTCATGGCACAGAAATTTATGCCATTAGTAACGCATCACAAGGTATTGCGGAATCAGTTCTCAAAGAAATTGTTCAACTTGGTTTTTATAACAGAGGGGTGAAAGATACAGGTTTCTTTGTTCTTAAGAATACACAAATGCCAGCTATTTTAATTGAGTGCTGCTTTTGTGATGCCCAAGTAGATATGGATCTATTCGATGTTGAAAAAATGGCGGAAGCAATTAAAGATGGATTAATAGGTCAGCCAAAACCAAAGGAACCTAAAGCTGATAAGAAATACGTTTTGGAAATTACAACAAAAACTTTCTTAAAGCCTTCTACAGAACAGGCATCAGACTTACCAAAAGATTCTATCTTTGAGATTGAGCCAGGAGATTACCCAATTTTAGATGTCATTTTTGAAGAAAATCATTATTCGGTTAAGTGGCCCGATCAAAGTAAAGGAAACCGAAACGAGCATTTTGTTTATGCTGGACATGCCAAAGTTATAGAAAAAGATTAA
- a CDS encoding DNA polymerase III subunit delta', giving the protein MTIDPFATLVGQQQAIELLTQAVRQNRVAPAYLFVGPDGVGRSLAARCFIELLFSSEMGVTAALQNRLRQGNHPALLWVQPTYQYQGQRLTAAEAVEKGLKRKAPPVIRLEQIREITEFLSRPPLEAPRNVVVLEEAQTMAEAAANALLKTLEEPGQATLILIAPTPESVLPTLVSRCQRIPFYRLDAQSLAVVLTQTSHQEILQNQAVLSIAAGSAGSAIASYEQLQTIPPELLEDLKKAPASYRKALELAKKIDKDLDTEAQLWLVDYLQQLYWQRWHQPSIINQLEQSRKYLLAYAQPRLVWECLLLSICQK; this is encoded by the coding sequence ATGACTATTGACCCATTTGCAACACTTGTAGGACAACAGCAAGCCATAGAATTACTGACTCAGGCTGTCAGACAAAACCGGGTTGCTCCAGCGTACCTCTTTGTGGGGCCAGATGGTGTAGGAAGAAGTTTAGCAGCCAGGTGCTTTATAGAATTGCTATTTTCTAGCGAGATGGGAGTCACTGCGGCTTTACAAAACCGTTTGCGTCAGGGGAACCATCCAGCTTTGTTGTGGGTGCAACCGACGTACCAATATCAGGGACAACGATTAACAGCAGCAGAAGCGGTTGAGAAAGGACTTAAGCGTAAAGCACCACCTGTAATTCGGCTAGAGCAAATTCGGGAAATTACCGAGTTTTTAAGTCGTCCGCCTTTGGAAGCGCCGAGAAATGTGGTGGTGCTGGAAGAAGCCCAAACAATGGCAGAAGCCGCAGCCAACGCTTTACTTAAAACCTTGGAAGAACCGGGACAGGCGACGTTAATTTTAATTGCACCTACACCTGAGTCTGTTTTGCCAACTTTGGTGTCACGCTGTCAACGCATTCCTTTTTATCGCTTAGATGCACAGTCTTTGGCTGTTGTACTTACACAAACAAGTCATCAAGAAATTTTGCAAAATCAGGCAGTGCTGAGTATAGCAGCTGGCAGTGCTGGAAGTGCGATCGCATCTTACGAGCAATTACAAACTATTCCCCCGGAGTTACTCGAAGATTTGAAAAAAGCCCCTGCTTCCTACCGCAAAGCCTTGGAGTTAGCCAAGAAAATTGATAAGGATTTAGATACAGAAGCCCAACTGTGGTTAGTTGATTATCTTCAGCAATTATACTGGCAGCGTTGGCATCAACCCAGTATTATTAATCAGCTAGAACAATCTCGTAAATACTTGCTTGCTTATGCTCAACCTAGGCTGGTTTGGGAATGTCTGCTTTTATCTATATGTCAAAAATAA